Genomic segment of Thermoanaerobacterium sp. PSU-2:
AGTAATTGACAACATTGCTTACTGCAGTATCAGAAGCCGCTTGTATTGGTGCTGTTAATCCAAAAACAAGTGTAAGTGAAAGCATCAGCACCAATATTAATTTAAACGTTTTTTTCATGTAAGACCCTCCTTTTAATTATTTTTTTGATTAGCGAGTTGTTTAATAATTTATTGGTTTTCAATCACTCCTTTCTGTTATATAAAAGCAATCGATATTAATGTCAAAATACTTTTATATCGATTGCATATCGTCTATAATTTTAAATTAACTTGTTTTAAATACAAATATTCATCTTACTGTTTAACAGCACCAGCTATTATAGCTGTGACTAACTTTCTCTGCGCCAAGAAGTAGAAAATTACAACGGGTAAAATTGCTATAGTTAGTCCTGCCATACCTAGATTCCATTGCTTTGTGTATTGACTAAAGAAGTAAAAAATCATTAGTGGAAGTGTCCTGGAACCAACTTTGTTTATGACTAAAGATGGCAATAAGTAGTCATTCCATATCCACATGATATCCAATACAGCCAAAGTAATTGTAGTAGGATTTAATAAGGGCAATATGATATTCCAGTAAATTCTAAATCTGCTACAACCATCTATTAAAGCTGCTTCATCTAAAGATGTCGGTATTCCTTTTAATGCACCATAGTATAAAAACACGCCTAAACTTGATCCAAATCCCAAGTACATGAATACAAGCCCTGACCTTGTAAGAAAATGAAATTTGCCAAATTCCGCTACCAAAGGAATCATGACAGATTGAAACGGAATCAGCATAGCCACTGTAAAAATCATATATATAATCACACTGCTTTTTCTTTTTACCCTTTGAAGTGCATAAGCCGTCATAGAGGAAAATATTGCGATAATCAAAATGCTAAAAACAGTTATTATTAATGTATTGGAAAATGCTTCACTCAAATTTAAATTTGCGGCTGCTGTTTTATAATTATCCAGCATCAGACTCTTCGGAAGTGACAATGTGTTTGTAAATAGCTCTAATTTTGTCTTGAAAGAATTAACAAGTATTATATAAAAAGGAGATATCCATATCAATGAAAGTACAATTCCTAAGAATGTCAATAAATATTTTTGAACATGAACTTTTTTCATCACATCTCAACCTCTCTTTTCTGTGTCAAGTAAACTTGGATGATAGAAATAACAGCTATTATTAAGAACATTATTACTGCTTTTGCCTGTCCTACAGCCATCTCTTGAGCTGAAAAAGCTGTTTGATATATATTAAGTGTTATCATTTGTGTGGTATTGCCCGGCGCTCCAGCAGTTAATGATAAGTTTTGATCAAACAGTTTAAATGAATTTGAAAGCGTAATAAATAAACTCACTGTAAAAGCTGGCGCTATAAGTGGAAATACAACATTCCTAAATTGTTGCCATGAATTTGCACCATCAATCTTTGAAGCTTCTATTAAATCAGTAGGAATGCTTTCAATATATGCTATATAAATCACCATGACATAACCTATCATTTGCCATGATGTGACAATCACAAGACCCCAAAAGCCAGTATTAGTTGTTGATAACCAGCCTCCAAGCCATCCAATATGTGTAGCATCTGAAATTGTTTGAAACACATCCACAAAAATGAAATTCCATATAAATCCTAATATAAGTCCACCTATTAAATTAGGCAAGTAAAATGCTGTGCGCATGAAATTTCTGGCAAATATTTTTCTCGTGACAAGCATGGCAAGGCTTAAGCCTACCACATTTATAATCACGATACATGCAACAGCAAATTTAGCTGTAAAAAATATTGAATTCCAAAACTCAGCATCATCTTTAAGTGTCATGAAATTTTTCAATCCAATAAATACTGGTTGATTTATTCCATTCCAATCTGTAAATGAATAATATATTCCTATAATAAATGGTATTAATACGACAATAATAAGTGACAATAGTGTTGGGGCTATAAAAAGCCAATACCAAATACCGTTTTTAAAAAATTTCGCTTTTTTTGCCATTGTATTACCTTCCTTCTTGTTCATATTTGTAAAGTGGGAGAATACAATATACTCTCCCACTACAATCTTTAATTATTTTCTCGCATCTGCCCAAGCCTGTTTAGCATGTGAAATTACTTTATCCCAAGTTAACGAACCATTCACATAAAGCTGAATATCAGCACCGAGAACATTTTGACCCCAATTGTTTGGATATCCCATGAATACCCATCCATATGTCTTGCCTTGACTTGCTGCCACAAAAAGCTGCATTCCAAGTGGATCTGATATGCTATTTGAATTGTACCCAGTATATGCTGGCACAAACTTAAACTGCTGAGTAACTATCTGTTTTCCTTCATCTGATGTGTACAACCAATCTAAGAAATCTTTCGCAGCCTTTTGAACATCCGCTGGTTTGTCGCTGTTAACTGCCCAATACATTGGAACACCCTCAGGATATGAGTCCTCTTTATATCCTGGAACAGGGTATGGCAGCATGCCAATATCATTTTGTGCAAAGTTCTTATCAAGCGATTCTAATGTAGGATATACCCAGTTACCTTGCTGAATCATAGCGACTTTTCCAGTTCCAAAAAGCTTTTCAACTTGTGTGCTGTAGTCAAGACTTGCTGTAGGTTGTACTGAATACTTATTCTGAAGATCAATCATCTGCTTCATTGCATCACCATATTTGAATTCTACTGTCTTAGAATTAAATGCTTTCATGACATCTCCATCAAATTCTGGTGACAAGAATGCATTTGATAAATGGAGGCCAGTAACCCAAGTTTCTTTTGCTGGAAAAGCGAAAACAGCTTCAATGCCTAATTCTTTCTTCTTTGAATCTAACGACTTTACAGCATTCACCAACGCATCAAAGGTCTTAATGCTGGATGGATCAATACCTGCTTTGCTGAATATTTGTTTGTTGTAGATTAATCCATATCCCTCTAAATCAAATGGTAAACCATAAATTTTGCCGTCTTGTGTCACACCAGTAAGCGTACCAGGAAGAGCAGCTTTTGCAGCTTTTGTATCTGACAAATCAGCCAATTTTGGCTTCCATGTAGCAACATCCTGTGGTCCACCTACATTGTATATTGCAGGCTCCGAACCCGAATTGAATTTGGCTTTTAATGCAGCACCGTAATCTTGTCCGCCACCTACAGTCTCTAGATTGATTTTAACATTAGGATTTTCTTTCATGTAAGTATTTATAGCATTCTGAAGAGCGTCTTTTATTTCAACTTTGAATTGGAATATATCTAACGTCACAGGTTGACTTGTAGTCTCAGTCTTGTTTTGAGCTGAACTGTTTTCTGAAGTTTTGCTTTGATCAGATTTTGTACTATTTCCGCACCCTGTTATAAGCACTGAAAATGCCATCAAAAGCACCAAAAGCAGCGCAATTACTTTTGAGGTTTTCCTCATAATCAAAATCCTCCTCTTTAATAAGCCAATTTTTTCTATTGACTTATGTGATTTTTAATTATAAAATTTATGCAGTTCCATATTGATAAAAAATGTTTAATTAATCTTATCAGTCTTTTATTTTTTCTTTTTATCTACATATATAAGCGTTTTCATATAATTTAATTTAAAGTTAACAGACATCCCTCCTTATCACAGTATTTCATAGAATATTTGCAACCGGTTGCGCTTTGCTTAATTATATTTTATATCCTTTGATTACAAAAGTCAATAGACTTATTTATTAAATCAAAAAAATTTAAAAAGGTTATCTTAAATTATATTTTGAGAAAGATATGAAAGTAAACAATTAAAATCATATCTTTCTCATCATAACTAATTTATACAATTTTATATATTTCCGCTTTTTTCTAATAAGCCGTATATGATAGCTGCTGCTTCTGCTCTCGTGGCTATGCCTTTAGGAGCAAATACGTTATTCGGCTCCCCATTTACTATTCCTAATTTCGCTGCATTTGCTACTACGTTTCTTGCCCAATCGCTTATGGATTTGTCATCGCTAAATGATGTGGCACCTAAGTTTTCCTCTTTGTACTGTGTCAGCATCTCGTATGCCCTCATGGCTATTGCTGTCATCTCTTCTCTTGTTATGCTGTCATTTGGCCTTGCGTTCTTTCCATCACCTTCTATTAATCCTGCTTTGTATGCTGCCTCTATTGCGTTTGCATACCAGTCTCCACTCTTTACATCGCTAAATTCTCCGCTGTATGCTTCTTCTTTTATGTTTAATAGCCTCAGTATCATTGCTGTGAATTCTGATCTCGTTACTGTCTTGTTTGGTTCATACTGGGTGTCCGTCATCCCTTCTATTATGTGCCTTGACGCTAATACTTCTATTACGTCTTTCGCCCAATTGTCTTTTATGTCATTAAATGTCTTGTCGTACTCAAATGCCGCATATTGTGAGAAGTGCGTCGCATTGAATGTTATTGTTCCAGATGACACGTCTACTTTTCCACCCACGTATTCCCATTGATTTGTCGTTGGGTTGTAGTAGTACACTGCTACTTTTCTTGGATCGTTGGCTTTTGATATATTTAATGTTACTTCTACTGGTTTTGCCAATGTTGCATTGCCACTGCTACTGCCTATCGTTATGTCTACTACATTAGAAAGCGGCACATAATTTGTCACATTAGGCTTTCCATTGTCTTTTATTGATACATTGACACCGTTTTGTATCTGGTTTTGGTTAAGTGCGTCTTTCGTAAGTGATATTGATGCGTTGTCTGATTTTATGACGATGTCTTTGCCGTTAGCAGCACTTGTATCTAAAATATCTTTAGAAATCTGTACGACTTTCTGTTGTCCTTGACCTATTGTGGTTATGTCAAATACTACTTTCTTGTCTTTTGAATTTACTATCAAGTCTTTAGCTTTCCCTACATCAAGCGTCAATGTGATAATGTTGCCATTCTTTGTGATTACACCTATTGTATTACTTGTATTGCTGATATTACTTGTTATACTTGTACTTCCAGTACTAACACTACCCGTACTGCTTGAATTGCTCCCACTTGTACTCGTATTATTATTTCCTGTTCCGCTTACACTATTATTCTCTTGTCTAATTACATCAATCTCAATATCCTTTGTAAGTTCAGTTATTCTGCCTTGATCGTTACCATAAACACTACCATCATTTGGTTCAACATGTATCTTAATCGTATTTATCCCATAATTTAAAGAAACATCTTTAGTAAATACACCATTTTCGTCTTGAACAAAACTATCACCATTTATTATGACTTTAGCACCTTTATACGTATTACCTTTGATTTCCATTGTACTTATATTAGAATCAACTGTCATATTGCTACTTGGAGAATATATAAATATTGGAATATCCCTCCACCTATAAACCGTATCATTTATCATCATTTCATTGTTGCCTTGATTTACAATCGTTACTTTTCTGTTTGATGCAAGCTCATTTCCGTATTCGTCTTTTTCAACCTTATCCCAACTACCTCTGGCATATTTGTATTCTATTTGTGTTCCTTCATCAAGCGTAAGTGTAATGCTATAAGTATTATTATCTATTTTTGTCATCTGTTGTGCTGATGGATCCCAAGTAGCATTAGGGAATGTTCCTGCCAAATTAACAGCATCTGGTGTATAATCAGGTACAGTTACATTAAAAATAACTTTTATAGGTACTACATCTGGTTTTATTGTAACCACATTAGATTCTGTCCTATTAAATGATAGATCAACGGCAACAACTTTATAATCGTAAGTTACACCATTAATTACGCTCGTATCAACATAATTATAAACTTCATTGGATACAGTAGCTATTTTATTAAATGTTCCACCATCGGATCTATAAATTTCATAATCGTATATCCCAACATTGTCTGTAGATGGACTCCATGTAAGCGAGACCCTCGACGATTCTGTACCTGGTTGGTTCAAATCAGGTGCAGTTGGCTTTATTAAATCATCAGAAGGAATAACATAAAATGATAATGTATCTGTAGTGATCCAGTCTTGTCCTTGATTATCTGAAAATCTCATTAAATATTCCCATTGACCTATTTTATCAGGTGTAAAACTTGCTTTGTACTGATCATTATTTCCTATATCTCCAACATATTGAGCATTTACCCAGGTAAAATCACTATCATCTACACCATATACGCTGTTATATACACTTCCATATACCGAATCATAAACAGTGTCACCAACATATTTATACCCTAATTGCGCTATCATATTTGGACCTTGACCAGTGCTATTTGTAAGTCCATCTGCCCAAACTTCCGCATAAATATCTTCTGTTGGTTTATCAACACCTATTATATGATTATCAGATGCTTGTGTAAGATTTCCTGCCCGCCCTATAGGATACGCTGGATATGCTACTGCATCATTACTCATTTCGCTTTCATTACCTAATTCATCAATTGCTGATATTGCATAAACATATTTTAATCCATTTGTAACATTGGCATCTTCAAACGTCGTTCCAGTTACATTTGATGCTATTTTTTCATATAAACCACCTTCTACTGAAGAACGATATATATTGTAACTTTTTGCACCATCAGATTGCGACCACGATAAATCAACTTTACCATTGCCGGAAGTAGCAACAACATTTGAAGGAGCTTGTGGAGCAGTTAAATCTTGCCCATCGTCTGATATAAGCATTACACCGCTCATAGCAGGTACATCTATAACTATCTGTCCATTACTTATTGAATACGATACATTGTTGTTAATTAAATCTTTAAAAGTAACTCCATCTCTTAAAAACTTTGTAGTATCAATAGCTATTTGTTTATTTGAATTGCTTCTATTTATTGCAACAATTGCAGCGCTATCAGGGTATGAAGTGCCAAAAGCATCTTTGCCATTTATAATTCTCCTACCAATGGCATAAACATCATTTTGTGCATATAAAGTCTCCAAATCACCAGTTTTTAATACTTGATTGTTATTTCTTATGCTCGATATATTTTTAAAGAAATCTTGCAATGTCGTATCTTCATTTCCCCAAGGGAATGTTCTTCTATCATCCGGATCTTTACCACCAGAAACTCCTGCTTCATCGCCATAGTAAATATCCGCCATACCAGGATATCCCATCTGCAAAATTGTTGCTAATTTTAGCTTTTGTTCTGCCAGTTGTTTAGCGGCGTCTGAGTTTTCGTTAGGATCTGCAGAGTTATATCCAAACACTGTTAATATTCTCATTGTATCATGCGACCCAAGCAAGTTCATAGTTGAATAAAAAGCAGACAGCGGATATCTTTCATATATACTCATCAATTTTTGATCAAGTTTTGCTGCATCTATAGGATTGTGTTGGCCATTTCCATCATCGAAAGGTTGCCCGATCAAAAAATCTATGATGTCATTTCTAAACTGATAATTCATAACTGAATTAAAAGAATCGCCAAGTAAATCAAGGGACGCATCTCCCCAATTTTCTGCTATCATTGGCGCTTCAGGTTTTACAGTATTAATAGCATTCCTAAAATGTGTCCAAAAATCATGTGCAACTTCATTTTCAACGTCTAAACGCCAACCATCTGCACCATCATTTAAATTTCCATCCGGATTTAGCCAATACTTAGAAATGGCATTTTTATCGTTTATTATAAAGTTAGCCCAACTTGTAACGTTATACTCGCTTCCATTCAACGACTTTATAACAGGTAAGCTATCATATCCCCACCAACACTCGTAAGTACCGTCTGAATTTATAGTATACCAATCACCATACGGCGATAAAGACTGATTCCCTTCTTTCCAAGCTTGATATGCACCTAATCCCGGGTATTTTCCATATCTATTAAAATATATGCTATCATCACTGGTGTGATTGAATACACCATCAAGAATTATTTTTATACCTTTAGCGTGTGCATCACTCATTAACTTTTCAAAATCTTGTGTAGTGCCAAACATTTCATCAATCTTTGTATAATCAGCAGTATCGTATTTATGATTTGAAGGTGATTCAAATATTGGATTTAAGTAAATTACGGATACTCCAAGTCCTTTCAAATAATCAAGTTTATCATCGATTCCTTTTAAATCACCACCAAAAAAGTCGTTTGACCAAATACCATCGCCAGTATAACCTGGTGTTCCAGCATTATTGGGATTATCAGGGAGGTCATTCCAATTATTGTGGAACTCTATTGGATCATTGCCACGGCTTAATGTCTTTGCATGATCATTAGATGTATCTCCATTATAAAACCTGTCAGGGAAAATTTGATACATAATAGCGCCTTTCATCCAATCAGGCGTATCAAAATTTTTATCGTATACAGTTAATTCAAAATCCTTATTAACAGTATCTGTTGCTTTTCCTAAACCACCAAGTTGGTCATCATTGTCGCCATAATAAGCAGTTTTAGTTCCATCTTTTAATATAAAGTAATACCAAATTCTCGTTGGATGATCAAAACTCAACTTTATTTCCCAATATTCATAATTACCATCAGGACTTTCACCTATTCTTGTCATTGATAATTCCGTCCTGGTTTTATTTATATCGTCCCAATACGATATTCTGGCAGATTCGAGATCATGATTTTTCGCTTGAATTCTTAATGTAACGGTTTGTCCTACTTTTATAGCTCCAAAAGGATTCCTAAAAAACGGATCATGTGTATCATGCTTTAGATCATCATAATATATGTTATTATCTAAACCAGTAAGTGTTGGACTATAATTAGTCCAAATATTGTGCGTTTTTGCATCATAAAAAAATGTTATATCAGCATCGTTTGTGACATTTATCTGTATGTTATCACCACCTTGTACACCGTTTGCACCATAGTTTTCATCCCATGTATTCCCTAATGTCACCTTGTACTGATAGTCACCCTTTGGAACATGCGCAGTATATGAATAAACGTTGTCAAAATTATCGTCTATCATTATTGCTGTTGACGTTCCAGGATCCCAATCATTACCTGCTCCAATAGCTGATTGAATTGTTCCAACTAGTCTAGGTAATTTGTCATCAGGTATTGGAGTATACTTTGTAGAATCAGTTACAGATTGTGTATTATAATCAAACCAAAATGTAACATATGAAGCATTCGTCAGGTTGAGCGTTAGATTTCCTTGAGATGGAACACCTCCACCATTCCATGAATGATTTAATGCAACTTTATACTGATAACTACCGGCTTTTAGTTGAGTAGGCGTAGTAAATTCATATAGACCATTTCCTACATACTGCATTAGGGTAATGTTACTATCAATATTCCAGTTAGAATCACCCAGTTGATCTTGAAATTCCCCCACGATATTTGCTACAACGCTTGCATTATCAGCAGCATATACACTGTGAAATAACATTGAAGAAAATACTGATGTCAATACTAATAAAAAAGCCATGATAAAACTTGTAAATTTTTTACTTAAAAGTCTTTTATACACATTGATACCTCCCACTAAGTTTTTTTGGATTAATATAAATTTATGCTCTATTCTTTCACCTCCTTTTAAAGTCGTTTATCTGTTGAAATTAATATTAAGACTAATTTGAGATTATTGTAATGAAGTGAATGTGCAAAATTTGCGCAACCGATTTCTTCCAAATAATATTATATTATCATTGCTAAAGAATGTCAATAATGTTCACTGATTTTGGGAGAAATTTTAATAATAGTTTGAAAGCTCTGCAATAATGCTTTTAATAAATAAATTTGCCAGATTTTTTATTTGCTATGAAATAAAAAAGACTATGGATTTATCATCCAATTAGTCCCATTAATGTCTCTGCAAGCTTTTGCTCATCATGCCTTATGTAATTGTTTCTTATTGCTAACACATCTTTTTCAATGACCTTTATTCCCTTTTGTTTAAAGCTTTCTACATCATAGCTTACAGGTTGCGCCATATCTTCTTTATACCTATCTTTGTACTCATAAGGAATTTCACCATTATTTACGATGACATAGTCAAGAGATTTTAACCCATGCAGAAAAAGTGCATCAACGTGTGCATTGGCATCATAGCCAACTGTCTCACCAGGTTGCGTCATTATATTACACACATATACCTTAATTGCTTTTGACTTTTCTATTGCTTCACAAACATCATTAACTAATAGATTTGGTATTATGCTGGTGTATAGGCTACCAGGGCCTAATATAATTTCATCAGCATCCATGATATCTATTAAGGCTTCTTTTACCGGTTTCGCATCTTTTGGCTCCAAAAATATTTTTTCTATTGGGCTTTTTTCTTTCATTTGAAGTTTCGGTATTAGAGATTCCCCATCTATAACTACCCCGTTTTTTAATTTAGCCTTTAATTTGACGTCATCTAATGTGACAGGTAAAACCTTTCCCGATACGGCTAAAACCTCGCTCATCTTTTTGACAGCTTCTTCAAAGCTATTTGATATGCCATTCATTGCGGCTAAAAAAAGATTTCCAAAGCTCTGTCCTTTAAGCATACCGTCAGTAAACCTGTACTGTAAAAGCTTTTCCATTGTAGGCTCAGTATTTGCTAACGCCAGTATACAGTTTCTTATATCGCCAGGCGGTAACATGCCTAAATCCTCTCTTAATACACCAGAACCTCCTCCATCATCTGCAACTGTTACGATTGCAGTAATATTATGTGTATACTTTTTAAGTCCTCTAAGCATTGTTGATAATCCTGTACCACCGCCAATTACTACAACTTTTGGACCATTTAAGTAAGCAAAATTCTTCATACAAGCAACCCCTTTGCAATAAGCCATCTAAAAGTAAAAGAATACTATCGCTTATTCTTCTCTAATATCTCTATGATTTATTATAGCTGTGTAGTCCCTTTCTCTCAGTAAATCGTATAAGGCATTCGCAATAGTTACAGATCTATGTTTACCACCTGTACATCCAACAGCTATTACAAGCTGTGATTTTCCTTCCCTTATATAAAATGGCAGTAAAAACTCTATCATGTCTTCCAACTTATTTAAAAATTGTTTTGCTTCTTCCCACTTCATGACATAATCCATTACTTTTTTATCATTTCCTGTAAGTGGTCTAAGTTCATCTATATAGTATGGATTTGGCAAAAACCTCACATCGAATACAAGATCGGCGTCAAGGGGTATACCGTATTTAAATCCAAATGACATTACATTTACGATTATACCTTTGAATTTTCTTCCTTCGATGAAAATATTATA
This window contains:
- a CDS encoding carbohydrate ABC transporter permease, coding for MKKVHVQKYLLTFLGIVLSLIWISPFYIILVNSFKTKLELFTNTLSLPKSLMLDNYKTAAANLNLSEAFSNTLIITVFSILIIAIFSSMTAYALQRVKRKSSVIIYMIFTVAMLIPFQSVMIPLVAEFGKFHFLTRSGLVFMYLGFGSSLGVFLYYGALKGIPTSLDEAALIDGCSRFRIYWNIILPLLNPTTITLAVLDIMWIWNDYLLPSLVINKVGSRTLPLMIFYFFSQYTKQWNLGMAGLTIAILPVVIFYFLAQRKLVTAIIAGAVKQ
- a CDS encoding sugar ABC transporter permease yields the protein MAKKAKFFKNGIWYWLFIAPTLLSLIIVVLIPFIIGIYYSFTDWNGINQPVFIGLKNFMTLKDDAEFWNSIFFTAKFAVACIVIINVVGLSLAMLVTRKIFARNFMRTAFYLPNLIGGLILGFIWNFIFVDVFQTISDATHIGWLGGWLSTTNTGFWGLVIVTSWQMIGYVMVIYIAYIESIPTDLIEASKIDGANSWQQFRNVVFPLIAPAFTVSLFITLSNSFKLFDQNLSLTAGAPGNTTQMITLNIYQTAFSAQEMAVGQAKAVIMFLIIAVISIIQVYLTQKREVEM
- a CDS encoding ABC transporter substrate-binding protein, with amino-acid sequence MRKTSKVIALLLVLLMAFSVLITGCGNSTKSDQSKTSENSSAQNKTETTSQPVTLDIFQFKVEIKDALQNAINTYMKENPNVKINLETVGGGQDYGAALKAKFNSGSEPAIYNVGGPQDVATWKPKLADLSDTKAAKAALPGTLTGVTQDGKIYGLPFDLEGYGLIYNKQIFSKAGIDPSSIKTFDALVNAVKSLDSKKKELGIEAVFAFPAKETWVTGLHLSNAFLSPEFDGDVMKAFNSKTVEFKYGDAMKQMIDLQNKYSVQPTASLDYSTQVEKLFGTGKVAMIQQGNWVYPTLESLDKNFAQNDIGMLPYPVPGYKEDSYPEGVPMYWAVNSDKPADVQKAAKDFLDWLYTSDEGKQIVTQQFKFVPAYTGYNSNSISDPLGMQLFVAASQGKTYGWVFMGYPNNWGQNVLGADIQLYVNGSLTWDKVISHAKQAWADARK
- a CDS encoding alpha amylase N-terminal ig-like domain-containing protein, whose translation is MAFLLVLTSVFSSMLFHSVYAADNASVVANIVGEFQDQLGDSNWNIDSNITLMQYVGNGLYEFTTPTQLKAGSYQYKVALNHSWNGGGVPSQGNLTLNLTNASYVTFWFDYNTQSVTDSTKYTPIPDDKLPRLVGTIQSAIGAGNDWDPGTSTAIMIDDNFDNVYSYTAHVPKGDYQYKVTLGNTWDENYGANGVQGGDNIQINVTNDADITFFYDAKTHNIWTNYSPTLTGLDNNIYYDDLKHDTHDPFFRNPFGAIKVGQTVTLRIQAKNHDLESARISYWDDINKTRTELSMTRIGESPDGNYEYWEIKLSFDHPTRIWYYFILKDGTKTAYYGDNDDQLGGLGKATDTVNKDFELTVYDKNFDTPDWMKGAIMYQIFPDRFYNGDTSNDHAKTLSRGNDPIEFHNNWNDLPDNPNNAGTPGYTGDGIWSNDFFGGDLKGIDDKLDYLKGLGVSVIYLNPIFESPSNHKYDTADYTKIDEMFGTTQDFEKLMSDAHAKGIKIILDGVFNHTSDDSIYFNRYGKYPGLGAYQAWKEGNQSLSPYGDWYTINSDGTYECWWGYDSLPVIKSLNGSEYNVTSWANFIINDKNAISKYWLNPDGNLNDGADGWRLDVENEVAHDFWTHFRNAINTVKPEAPMIAENWGDASLDLLGDSFNSVMNYQFRNDIIDFLIGQPFDDGNGQHNPIDAAKLDQKLMSIYERYPLSAFYSTMNLLGSHDTMRILTVFGYNSADPNENSDAAKQLAEQKLKLATILQMGYPGMADIYYGDEAGVSGGKDPDDRRTFPWGNEDTTLQDFFKNISSIRNNNQVLKTGDLETLYAQNDVYAIGRRIINGKDAFGTSYPDSAAIVAINRSNSNKQIAIDTTKFLRDGVTFKDLINNNVSYSISNGQIVIDVPAMSGVMLISDDGQDLTAPQAPSNVVATSGNGKVDLSWSQSDGAKSYNIYRSSVEGGLYEKIASNVTGTTFEDANVTNGLKYVYAISAIDELGNESEMSNDAVAYPAYPIGRAGNLTQASDNHIIGVDKPTEDIYAEVWADGLTNSTGQGPNMIAQLGYKYVGDTVYDSVYGSVYNSVYGVDDSDFTWVNAQYVGDIGNNDQYKASFTPDKIGQWEYLMRFSDNQGQDWITTDTLSFYVIPSDDLIKPTAPDLNQPGTESSRVSLTWSPSTDNVGIYDYEIYRSDGGTFNKIATVSNEVYNYVDTSVINGVTYDYKVVAVDLSFNRTESNVVTIKPDVVPIKVIFNVTVPDYTPDAVNLAGTFPNATWDPSAQQMTKIDNNTYSITLTLDEGTQIEYKYARGSWDKVEKDEYGNELASNRKVTIVNQGNNEMMINDTVYRWRDIPIFIYSPSSNMTVDSNISTMEIKGNTYKGAKVIINGDSFVQDENGVFTKDVSLNYGINTIKIHVEPNDGSVYGNDQGRITELTKDIEIDVIRQENNSVSGTGNNNTSTSGSNSSSTGSVSTGSTSITSNISNTSNTIGVITKNGNIITLTLDVGKAKDLIVNSKDKKVVFDITTIGQGQQKVVQISKDILDTSAANGKDIVIKSDNASISLTKDALNQNQIQNGVNVSIKDNGKPNVTNYVPLSNVVDITIGSSSGNATLAKPVEVTLNISKANDPRKVAVYYYNPTTNQWEYVGGKVDVSSGTITFNATHFSQYAAFEYDKTFNDIKDNWAKDVIEVLASRHIIEGMTDTQYEPNKTVTRSEFTAMILRLLNIKEEAYSGEFSDVKSGDWYANAIEAAYKAGLIEGDGKNARPNDSITREEMTAIAMRAYEMLTQYKEENLGATSFSDDKSISDWARNVVANAAKLGIVNGEPNNVFAPKGIATRAEAAAIIYGLLEKSGNI
- a CDS encoding YvcK family protein, producing the protein MKNFAYLNGPKVVVIGGGTGLSTMLRGLKKYTHNITAIVTVADDGGGSGVLREDLGMLPPGDIRNCILALANTEPTMEKLLQYRFTDGMLKGQSFGNLFLAAMNGISNSFEEAVKKMSEVLAVSGKVLPVTLDDVKLKAKLKNGVVIDGESLIPKLQMKEKSPIEKIFLEPKDAKPVKEALIDIMDADEIILGPGSLYTSIIPNLLVNDVCEAIEKSKAIKVYVCNIMTQPGETVGYDANAHVDALFLHGLKSLDYVIVNNGEIPYEYKDRYKEDMAQPVSYDVESFKQKGIKVIEKDVLAIRNNYIRHDEQKLAETLMGLIG